In the Sulfurivermis fontis genome, GACAAGGAGGCGCAGGATCTCGACGGCTATATCACCTCCCGTGCCCTCGATGGTCTGTTCCTCAAGCTGGCGGCGGAGGAGAAGCTGATTCGTGAAAATCCGGCGGCACGCACCACCGAGCTTTTGCGCAAGGTGTTCGGCAGCAAGGGGTAGAGAGCGGATCCAAGAGCTTCCCTTACCAAAGTGTCTGTGTGCCGAAGGCCGCGAAGGCAGGATCGCGCGTTATCAGAACCAGGCCCTCGATTTCACTCTGTGCGGCCAGCATGCGATCAAAGGGGGCGCGATGGGCAAGGTCGTAAGAACCTGTGCGCAGGCTGTGCAGGTGAGTCATGGGCAGATGGATAAAGCCGTCTTGTTCCACCAGTTCCGCGTAGCGCGCGGTTGCTGGGGGACTTCGTTCAGTTTGCCCAGCCTTTGCTTGGCGGCGATTTCCCAGGCACTCGCCGCGCTGGCAAATATCTCGTTGCCCATGTCGGTGATGGCTTGCCGGGCCGTTGCCGAAAGGTGCGGGTCGTCGGTGAACCACCACTGCAGGGTGTGGGTGTCGAGCAGGAGCTTCATTGCCCTTCCCAGGACTGCAGTTCATCTTCGGGAAGCGACTCGCAGAACGCATCTCCGACTCTTCCGGCGAGGCGCCCGGGCCGGCGCTGCGCGGGAGGGGCAGCCAGGGGAACCAGGCGGGCATAAGGTTTGCCTGCCTTGGCGAGGATGATCTCCTGCCCCGCGTGGGCCTGTTCCAGCAGTTTCGAGAAGTGGGTTTTGGCTTCGTGTACGTTGACGATGGTGGCCATCGCTCGCCTCCATGTGGACTAAGTCTATGGGAGGGGAGCGGGTCGAGCAAGTTCAGGATTTGTTGTCCCCGCGCAGGTGCAGCATGGTGCGGGCGATGAGGTAGGCGCTGATCGGCGCGGTGATGAACAGGAACAGGGTGATCAGCAGTTCGTGCAGGCTGAGGCCGTCGCCGCGGCTGGAGAAGTGCAGCACCGAGGCGATGAGGATGCCGCCGACACCGAGGGTGGTGGCCTTGGTGGGGCCGTGCAGGCGCATGAACAGGTCGGGCAGGCGGGCGAGGCCGATGGAGCCGATGAGGGCGAAGGCGCCGCCGATGAACAGGAACAGGGCGATGAGGATGTCCAGCATGGTCTTGACCCCTATTCGATGATGTCGCCGCGCAGCAGGTATTTGCACAGCGCCACCGTGCCGACGAAGCCCATCATGGCGATGAGCAGGGCCGCCTCGAAGAAGGCGGTGAGGTCGAGGTGGATGCCGAACAGTACCAGCAGGGCGATGGTGTTGATGTACATGGTGTCCAGCGCCAGGATGCGGTCGGGTGTGCTCGGACCGCGCAGCAGGCGCCAGAAGTTGAGCAGCAGGGCGGCGGCGATACAGATGAAGGCGAAGGTGATGGCGGCGCTCAGCATGATTCGAATATCTCCCGCAGCGGCTGTTCATAACGCTGCTTGATGTGGGCGATGACCGCGGCTTCGCTCTCGACATCCAGCGCGTGGATCAGCAGGGTCTTGCGATCCGGGCTCAGGTCGGACGACACGGTGCCCGGCGTCAGCGAGATGGTGCTGGCCAGCACGCTGATGGCGAATTCATTGTGCAGGTCCAGCGGCAGGTGGATGAAGGCCGGGCGCAGTTTGCGCGTCGGGCCGAGGATCAGACGCGCCACGGTGAGGTTGGCGAGGCCGATGTCCCACAGCAGCGTGGCGATGTAGCGCAGCAGCTTCCATGGGCTGTGGATGCGCGGCCGGTCGGGCCAGAAGCGCTGCGTCAGCAGCGGCAGGGCGACGGCGAGGAGGGTGCCGAGCACTACCTGGCCCGCTGCCACGGTGTTCACGAGCAGCAGCCAGACCACCAGCAGGAACAGGCTGAACAGGGGTTGCGGCAGCAGGCGGTTCATGGTTGGACTCCCAACACGGCGTTGATGTACTGCTGCGGCGCCAGCAGTTGCGCCGCGGTCGCCTCGGTATAGCGGATGAGGGGCGCGGCAAACACGGTCATGGCGATGCTCATCGCCAGCAGCACGGCAGCGGGGGCGAGGTGTGTCAGGGGCGCCTGTCCGGCGACGGCCCGATCGCCTGCGGTCTTCCAGAAGATGCGGCTGCCGACGCGGCTCAGGGCGATGAGGCCCGCCAGACTGCCGATGAGCACGATACTCCACAACCAGCCCGCCTGGGCCGGGGCCACCGCTTGCAGCAGCAGCAGCTTGCCGAGGAAGCCGGACAAGGGCGGCAGGCCGGCGGCGGCCACGGCGCCGAGGAAGAACAGCACGCCGAGGCGGGTGGGCTGGGCCAGCGGCGGGCCGAGTACGAAATGGTCCCCATGGACGCCGCGCTGGCGCGCGATGAGGTCGGCCAGCAGGAACAGGCCGGCGCTGACCAGGGTGGTGTGCGGCAGGTAGTACAGCGCCGCGCCGATGCCGCCGCTGTTGAACAGGCCGATACCGGCCAGCAGGGTGCCCACCGATACCACCACCAGATAGGCGATGAGGACACGCAGGCGCTGGCTGCCCAGCACGCCCACCGCACCCGCCGCCAGGGTGAGCAGGGCAAGGGGCAGCAGCCACGCGCCCACGTCGCTGATAGCGCCGTTGGCCGGGAAGATCAGGGTGTAGCTGCGCAGGATGGCGTAGACGCCCACCTTGGTCATGATGGCGAACAGTGCCGCCACCGGCGCGGTGGCATGGCCGTACAGCGCCGGCAGCCACAGGTGCAGGGGCAGCAGTGCCGCCTTGAGGCCGAATACGGCGAGCAACAGCAGGGCGGCGGCACGCAACAGGCCGGCGTTCTCCAGCGGCGCGGCGGCGACCTTCACCGCCAGGTCGGCCATGTTCAGGGTGCCGGTGACGGCATACAGCGTGCCGACGGCGATGAGGAACAGGGCGGAGCCGATGAGGTTCAGCACCACGTAGTGCAGGCCGGCGCGGGTGCGCTCCGGGCCGCCGCCGTGCAGTGCCAGGCCGTAGGAGGCGATGAGCAGGATCTCGAAGAACACGAACAGGTTGAACAGGTCGCCGGTGAGGAAGGCGCCGTTGATGCCGAGCAGCTGCAGCTGGAACAGCACGTGGAAGTCGCGGCCGCGCCTGTCGTCGCCGTTGACGGCGTGGAGCAGGACCAGCAGTGCCAGCACGGCGGTGAGCAGCAGCATCAGCGCAGTCAGCCGATCCAGCACCAGCACGATGCCGAACGGCGCCGGCCAGTTGCCGAGCGGGTAGACGCCGAACTCGCCGTTGCCGGCGAAGCACAGCAGCAGCAGGGTGACGGGCAGCAGGCCCGCGGTCGCGCCGACCGAGAGGGCGCGCTGCAGACCCGGACGGGCCACCAGCAGCAGGCTCAGCATGCCCGCCACCAGCGGCAGCACGAGGGGGGCGATGATCCAGTGATTCATCGTTCCTCCCCCTGGCCGTCGACGTGATCGCTGCCCAGTTCGCCGCGGGCGCGCAGCGCGAGGATCACCACGAAGGCGGTCATGCCGAAGCCGATGACGATGGCGGTGAGCACCAGCGCCTGCGGGATGGGATCGGCCACCGGCGCGCTGCCGCCGGCCAGCGGCGGTGCGCCGGTGACCAGGCGGCCGGTGAAGAACAGGAACAGGTTGACGGCATAGGACAGCAGCGACAGGCCGAGCACCACGGGGAAGGTGCGCGCGCGCAGTA is a window encoding:
- a CDS encoding Na+/H+ antiporter subunit E; protein product: MNRLLPQPLFSLFLLVVWLLLVNTVAAGQVVLGTLLAVALPLLTQRFWPDRPRIHSPWKLLRYIATLLWDIGLANLTVARLILGPTRKLRPAFIHLPLDLHNEFAISVLASTISLTPGTVSSDLSPDRKTLLIHALDVESEAAVIAHIKQRYEQPLREIFESC
- a CDS encoding type II toxin-antitoxin system Phd/YefM family antitoxin, producing the protein MATIVNVHEAKTHFSKLLEQAHAGQEIILAKAGKPYARLVPLAAPPAQRRPGRLAGRVGDAFCESLPEDELQSWEGQ
- a CDS encoding K+/H+ antiporter subunit F translates to MLSAAITFAFICIAAALLLNFWRLLRGPSTPDRILALDTMYINTIALLVLFGIHLDLTAFFEAALLIAMMGFVGTVALCKYLLRGDIIE
- a CDS encoding Na+/H+ antiporter subunit G yields the protein MLDILIALFLFIGGAFALIGSIGLARLPDLFMRLHGPTKATTLGVGGILIASVLHFSSRGDGLSLHELLITLFLFITAPISAYLIARTMLHLRGDNKS
- a CDS encoding Na+/H+ antiporter subunit C; translated protein: MEAVAALTLAVLVTCGVYLVLRARTFPVVLGLSLLSYAVNLFLFFTGRLVTGAPPLAGGSAPVADPIPQALVLTAIVIGFGMTAFVVILALRARGELGSDHVDGQGEER
- a CDS encoding monovalent cation/H+ antiporter subunit D; this encodes MNHWIIAPLVLPLVAGMLSLLLVARPGLQRALSVGATAGLLPVTLLLLCFAGNGEFGVYPLGNWPAPFGIVLVLDRLTALMLLLTAVLALLVLLHAVNGDDRRGRDFHVLFQLQLLGINGAFLTGDLFNLFVFFEILLIASYGLALHGGGPERTRAGLHYVVLNLIGSALFLIAVGTLYAVTGTLNMADLAVKVAAAPLENAGLLRAAALLLLAVFGLKAALLPLHLWLPALYGHATAPVAALFAIMTKVGVYAILRSYTLIFPANGAISDVGAWLLPLALLTLAAGAVGVLGSQRLRVLIAYLVVVSVGTLLAGIGLFNSGGIGAALYYLPHTTLVSAGLFLLADLIARQRGVHGDHFVLGPPLAQPTRLGVLFFLGAVAAAGLPPLSGFLGKLLLLQAVAPAQAGWLWSIVLIGSLAGLIALSRVGSRIFWKTAGDRAVAGQAPLTHLAPAAVLLAMSIAMTVFAAPLIRYTEATAAQLLAPQQYINAVLGVQP